In Vespula vulgaris chromosome 10, iyVesVulg1.1, whole genome shotgun sequence, the following are encoded in one genomic region:
- the LOC127066790 gene encoding nucleolar protein dao-5 isoform X5 gives MASVEELGVSALVYDYLLKKDASLAKVFQKKTQAPPLPKGAPTIQDVFQYFQKSSPKKITIKAQAKDSSLDSSSESEDESPKKVVQVNGKVTAKPAVTTKKEMSSSEETSSEDEKPAPKVAQKMPLNNAVISKATPPKILGKAKGNVKGMPVKEEESSEESSTEEEEEKPKSQIKTSALPKVIKTLNVNKASSSESDSESDEEESKVKVATKSSSSLKSTPAQQVKKQQNKNVESSSEDSSDNDEQPTVKVVKKPVPTQLLLLKKGPTKKGAKNEESETSSTSEEPKPKVTSTPVANKSSISKKSESSSEESDDTHVNQTPSAAKQTPAQKVVPQKKGEVDKKNTSKKSVVLGQSKQNISKKQSSSSEDSSDEEPMAKKPTLNKSVSAVKPSVVAVKKASSSDEDSSEEEPVFKKSTPAKQTQNSIIKKAKAKEVSSSSEEESDNKEAVVQKTPASTKGTVKKEESSSDDSDDSDEDTKAKVPTKIVPTKVLKPALEKVAPKKDSSSDDSDDSEEISASPVKPTPVKTVPIAKSKKQESSDESDSDSSEEEKPKVAPVSKTAVIKKSTDSSEESDSSVEEQQTVKQPTPKVKTPGKAEKRKNTEEHEESLPTKVAKNNYSNFVKASNSFNGDKQRNNTPFRRVKDEDVSLDPKLANNSFEAKKGARGSWGEKANLDLRHTRGKSFRHEKTKKKRGSYRGGQIDTSVNSIKFDD, from the exons ATGGCGTCGGTTGAAGAATTAGGCGTTTCTGCCCTTGTCTACGATTATTTACTGAAGAAGGATGCATCTTTAGCAAAAGTTTTCCAGAAGAAAACACAGGCG ccTCCATTACCAAAAGGAGCACCTACTATACAAGatgtatttcaatattttcaaaagagtTCGCCGAAGAAAATTACAATCAAGGCACAAGCGAAAGATAGTAGTTTAGATTCGAGCTCTGAAAGTGAAGATGAGTCACCAAAAAAAGTAGTGCAAGTTAATGGTAAAGTTACAGCTAAACCAGCTGTAaccacaaaaaaagaaatgtcttCTTCAGAAGAAACTTCAAGTGAGGATGAAAAACCAGCACCTAAAGTTGCTCAAAAAATGCCATTGAATAATGCAGTAATATCTAAGGCCACACCTCCTAAAATATTAGGAAAGGCAAAAGGAAATGTTAAAGGAATGCCtgtaaaagaagaggagagctCAGAGGAAAGTTCTacagaagaggaagaagagaagccAAAATCACAAATAAAAACATCTGCATTACCTAAAgttattaaaacattaaatgTAAACAAAGCTTCCAGTAGTGAATCAGATTCTGAAAGTGACGAAGAGGAATCTAAAGTAAAAGTTGCTACTAAATCTAGTAGTTCTTTGAAATCTACACCAGCTCAGCAAGTAAAGAAgcaacaaaacaaaaatgtagAATCCTCGAGCGAAGACAGTAGTGATAATGACGAGCAACCAACTGTTAAAGTAGTAAAAAAACCAGTTCCTACGCAACTACTATTACTAAAAAAAGGTCCTACTAAAAAAGGAGCGAAAAATGAAGAATCGGAAACTTCGTCAACAAGCGAGGAACCGAAACCAAAAGTAACATCCACACCAGTGGCTAATAAAAGCAGTATTTCTAAAAAGTCTGAATCTTCAAGCGAAGAATCTGATGATACTCATGTAAATCAAACGCCATCAGCTGCAAAGCAAACACCTGCTCAAAAAGTAGTTCCACAAAAGAAAGGTgaagtagataaaaaaaatacaagtaaaAAATCTGTTGTACTGGGACAatctaaacaaaatataagtaaaaaacaGTCATCATCAAGCGAAGACAGTAGCGATGAAGAACCTATGGCTAAGAAACCTACTTTGAATAAATCAGTATCAGCAGTAAAACCGTCTGTAGTCGCGGTAAAGAAAGCATCATCTTCTGACGAAGATAGTAGCGAGGAAGAACCAGTTTTTAAGAAATCTACTCCTGCTAAACAAACACAAAATTCAATAATCAAAAAAGCGAAGGCGAAGGAAGTATCATCCTCCAGCGAAGAGGAGAGTGATAATAAAGAAGCAGTTGTGCAGAAGACACCTGCATCCACAAAGGGAACtgttaagaaagaagaatcttcTAGCGATGATTCCGATGATTCGGATGAAGATACAAAGGCAAAGGTACCAACAAAAATTGTACCGACAAAAGTATTAAAACCAGCACTAGAAAAGGTAGCACCAAAAAAAGATTCATCAAGTGACGATTCCGACGATTCTGAGGAAATATCCGCTTCCCCTGTAAAGCCAACACCTGTAAAAACTGTACCCATtgcaaaaagtaaaaaacaagAGTCAAGTGATGAATCCGATTCAGATTCTTCTGAAGAGGAAAAGCCGAAGGTTGCACCAGTTTCTAAGACCgcagttattaaaaaatctacgGATTCGAGCGAAGAAAGTGATTCGAGCGTGGAAGAACAGCAAACGGTAAAACAGCCAACCCCGAAAGTTAAGACACCTGGTAAagcagaaaaaaggaaaaatactgAAGAACATGAAGAAAGTTTGCCTACAAAAGTTGCAAAGAATAATTATAGCAATTTTGTTAAAGCAAGTAATAGCTTTAACGGGGATAAG caaagaaataatacaCCATTTCGTCGAGTAAAGGACGAAGATGTTTCATTGGATCCAAAATTGGCTAACAATTCCTTCGAGGCAAAG AAAGGTGCACGAGGTTCGTGGGGAGAAAAGGCTAATCTGGATTTACGACACACAAGAGGAAAGTCTTTTAGACATGAAAAAACCAAGAAGAAGCGAGGTAGTTATCGCGGTGGTCAAATAGATACAAGCGTTAACTCTATTAAGTTCGATGATTAA